A window of the Lactuca sativa cultivar Salinas chromosome 7, Lsat_Salinas_v11, whole genome shotgun sequence genome harbors these coding sequences:
- the LOC111904904 gene encoding probable receptor-like protein kinase At1g11050: MVTLLVQITGFTLLFSMMLKATNNFSINNLIVRGGFEVVYKGVLSVGYVVAVKQLIESEFEGTDDFCNEVEIINTLRHRCLLPFIGCCIRGEECDNQRFLIYEYMSNGNLDNHLFSSMSEKTRLTWSQRKNIILDVAKCLAYLHYGLKPTIYHRGIKPTNILLYANMRARVADFRLAKKSREGQSHLTTRVTGTHGYLAPEYAIYGQLT, translated from the exons ATGGTAACGCTACTCGTTCAAATAACTGGTTTTACTTTACTGTTCTCTATGATGCTG AAGGCAACCAATAACTTCTCCATAAACAATTTAATTGTTAGAGGTGGATTCGAGGTTGTTTATAAGGGTGTTTTGTCTGTTGGCTATGTGGTTGCTGTTAAACAGCTTATAGAATCAGAGTTTGAAGGGACGGATGACTTTTGTAATGAAGTTGAGATCATTAACACTTTGAGGCATCGATGTCTTCTTCCATTTATCGGGTGTTGTATTCGTGGTGAGGA gtgtgataatCAAAGATTCCTTAtctatgaatacatgtcaaatgGGAATCTTGACAACCATTTGTTTTCATCGATGAGTGAAAAAACACGATTAACATGGTCTCAAAGAAAGAACATAATCTTGGATGTGGCTAAATGTTTAGCTTATCTTCACTATGGACTGAAGCCTACCATTTATCATAGAGGCATCAAACCTACAAATATACTTCTATATGCCAATATGAGAGCTCGAGTGGCAGATTTCAGATTAGCCAAGAAAAGTAGAGAAGGGCAGTCACATCTAACCACTAGAGTTACGGGAACCCATGGCTATTTAGCGCCAGAATATGCCATCTATGGTCAATTGACTTAG